One Microbacterium esteraromaticum genomic window carries:
- a CDS encoding RDD family protein, which translates to MTTIPPGAVAPIRRRVIAYVIDALIAAVLPVVATVVMTVMMVGALQNPENAAGALASVAVTGGVFGLLILGWFIVYTLMQTGRGSIGMRAQGIRLAGAADLAPVSFWRALLRNIVFSVTGAFVVGMFSPLFDGTGRYQGWHDKAAGAVMLDAASAPAPVSSPAAPAVPAPPVAPSGSMATDHAGQPTSFAPPLPTAFPQPTREAPPLPSAFPDETVVAQRAGTSGASQAPDETLIAPQGGEGLPSDPLISFVPGVTQPGPPAPATAEPTPPTSTFAAPTPAQPPAPAAPPAPAAAPAEAPAPAAPAAPAPAAPTAPAPAAPTAPAPAAAVPPTAFPHDDDDIESTRISVPGHRLVFTWDDGQRVTVSGRTVFGRNPAQDPGAVVVAVRDETLSLSKTHFEAASEPSGGWIMDRESTNGTVVVRDGVRIACPPGQRIPVRLGDAIEIGDRIVTIGGYA; encoded by the coding sequence ATGACGACGATTCCCCCCGGCGCGGTCGCGCCGATCAGGCGACGGGTGATCGCCTACGTCATCGACGCGCTCATCGCCGCTGTGCTGCCCGTCGTCGCCACCGTCGTGATGACGGTCATGATGGTCGGCGCTCTGCAGAACCCCGAGAACGCCGCGGGCGCACTGGCGTCGGTGGCCGTGACCGGCGGTGTCTTCGGACTGCTGATCCTCGGCTGGTTCATCGTCTACACGCTCATGCAGACCGGCAGGGGCTCGATCGGGATGCGGGCTCAGGGCATCCGCCTGGCGGGCGCCGCAGACCTCGCGCCCGTGTCATTCTGGCGAGCGCTGCTGCGGAACATCGTCTTCTCGGTCACCGGGGCGTTCGTGGTGGGGATGTTCTCGCCGCTGTTCGACGGCACCGGCCGCTACCAGGGATGGCACGACAAGGCAGCAGGAGCGGTGATGCTGGATGCCGCATCGGCACCGGCGCCCGTCTCGTCGCCGGCCGCGCCGGCGGTGCCCGCGCCTCCCGTCGCGCCGTCGGGCTCGATGGCCACCGATCACGCCGGGCAGCCGACGTCGTTCGCCCCGCCGCTGCCGACCGCCTTCCCGCAGCCGACGCGCGAGGCGCCCCCTCTGCCGAGCGCCTTCCCCGACGAGACCGTCGTCGCTCAGCGCGCCGGCACCTCCGGCGCATCGCAGGCGCCCGATGAGACGCTGATCGCGCCGCAGGGAGGCGAGGGGCTTCCCAGCGACCCGCTGATCTCGTTCGTGCCCGGTGTGACACAGCCCGGCCCGCCTGCTCCCGCGACCGCGGAGCCGACGCCGCCGACGTCGACGTTCGCCGCGCCGACGCCCGCACAGCCCCCCGCCCCGGCTGCTCCTCCTGCTCCCGCCGCCGCGCCGGCAGAGGCTCCCGCCCCCGCGGCCCCAGCGGCTCCCGCCCCCGCGGCCCCAACGGCTCCCGCCCCCGCGGCCCCAACGGCTCCCGCCCCCGCGGCCGCTGTGCCTCCGACGGCGTTCCCGCACGATGATGACGACATCGAATCCACGCGCATCAGCGTCCCCGGCCACCGTCTGGTGTTCACCTGGGACGACGGCCAGCGGGTGACGGTCTCGGGCCGCACGGTCTTCGGGCGCAACCCCGCACAGGATCCCGGCGCGGTCGTCGTAGCCGTCCGCGACGAGACGCTCTCGCTGTCGAAGACGCACTTCGAGGCGGCCTCCGAGCCCTCGGGCGGCTGGATCATGGATCGCGAGTCCACCAACGGCACCGTCGTCGTCCGCGACGGCGTGCGCATCGCCTGCCCTCCTGGGCAGCGCATCCCGGTGCGGCTGGGCGACGCGATCGAGATCGGCGACCGGATCGTGACGATCGGCGGGTACGCGTGA
- a CDS encoding PP2C family protein-serine/threonine phosphatase — MSAPVLVNSGAATHTGRRRVLNEDAQLASAPVFIVADGMGGHEAGERASAAVVDEFATLVGRDALSLDDVRQTLARARGVVEHLATSGASRAGTTLSGVVISSVDGLGYWLAMNIGDSRTYRLADGEMERITVDHSVIQELLDSGELTAEEALHDTRRNIITRAIGAGSTGDADFWLFPAERGDRMLVCSDGLTSELGEARIREVLQSEPDPQRAAAQLTAEAVEAGGRDNITVVVVDAISVASRPGTIVLSDVDDDTRPRESLNGGVR, encoded by the coding sequence GTGAGCGCTCCGGTCCTCGTCAACAGCGGTGCCGCCACCCACACCGGGCGTCGGCGGGTGCTCAACGAAGATGCCCAGTTGGCATCCGCCCCCGTGTTCATCGTCGCCGACGGCATGGGCGGTCACGAGGCGGGAGAGCGGGCCAGTGCCGCCGTGGTCGATGAGTTCGCGACCCTCGTCGGGCGTGATGCGCTCAGCCTCGACGACGTCCGCCAGACTCTGGCGCGGGCGCGCGGCGTGGTCGAGCATCTGGCGACCTCGGGCGCTTCACGCGCCGGCACCACCCTCAGCGGCGTCGTGATCTCGTCGGTCGACGGTCTCGGCTACTGGCTCGCGATGAACATCGGCGATTCGAGGACCTACCGGCTGGCGGACGGCGAGATGGAGCGCATCACGGTCGATCACTCGGTCATCCAGGAGCTCCTCGACTCGGGCGAGCTCACCGCCGAGGAGGCGCTTCACGACACGCGCCGCAACATCATCACGCGCGCCATCGGAGCAGGCAGCACGGGTGACGCCGACTTCTGGCTCTTCCCTGCCGAGCGCGGGGATCGGATGCTGGTGTGCTCGGACGGACTGACGTCGGAGCTGGGCGAGGCGCGCATCCGCGAGGTGCTGCAGAGCGAGCCAGACCCGCAGCGCGCCGCGGCGCAGCTCACAGCCGAGGCCGTGGAGGCTGGTGGCCGTGACAACATCACCGTCGTGGTGGTCGACGCGATCTCGGTCGCCTCGCGGCCAGGCACGATCGTGCTCTCGGACGTCGATGACGACACCAGACCGAGGGAATCATTGAATGGAGGGGTTCGATGA
- a CDS encoding FHA domain-containing protein: MSTGQVVELDRTVIIGRRPRATRASGDNMPHLVAVESPEQDISRSHLEIRPEGDSVVVIDLHTTNGSTLLRPGADPVRLHPGEQTLVLSGDVVDLGDGVTVLFEGLT, translated from the coding sequence ATGTCGACCGGTCAGGTCGTCGAGCTCGACCGCACCGTGATCATCGGCCGCCGACCGCGCGCGACGCGCGCCAGCGGCGACAACATGCCGCACCTGGTCGCCGTCGAGAGCCCTGAGCAGGACATCTCGCGCAGCCACCTCGAGATCCGGCCAGAGGGCGACTCCGTCGTCGTCATCGATCTGCACACCACCAACGGATCGACTCTCCTCCGCCCGGGCGCGGATCCCGTGCGCCTGCACCCTGGTGAGCAGACCCTCGTGCTCAGCGGCGATGTCGTGGATCTCGGCGACGGGGTCACCGTGCTCTTCGAGGGCCTCACATGA
- a CDS encoding serine/threonine-protein kinase — protein MSRTPSPPPTLPGFTYLQPLGAGGFADVFLYEQEMPRRKVAVKVLLADRITTGAAQEFTDEANVMAMLSTHPAIVTIYQAGVAGDGRPYLVMEYCPRPNLQARARREPFSVAEALRVGIQVAGAVETAHRAGVLHRDIKPANILVTEYNRPALTDFGIASTTGAVTEAAGMSIPWSPPESFAEPPRSGPRTDVYALGATIYTLLVGRSPFERPGERNTSADLIERIERMALPPLARADSPASLQATLARAMAKNADDRYPSAVAFARALQKVQIELSHSVTPIDIVDEHPSADELRDDDDGLTRVREVQSISPDSPTATRPSAATEPRLPAAPLTGIPRFEMPQAPSAHEHTQRRPADPAPVVVDDEPTLLRPPTVLAPTAPQPQQPAPAESPLASPAVDEPAAGTKRRVSPWVWIGAAAAVVAIGVAIGLGGDLTRSLLPSAAPTAEDDEPAPQDVVSGIVPPVDDLAGTRAGDAVTFTWTNPDPQDGDSYIWAQVTLDGVLQAQTTESTTVTLEGVQPGRTCIEVTLVRADRRSAQEVRECVE, from the coding sequence ATGAGTCGCACGCCCTCGCCGCCGCCCACGCTGCCCGGGTTCACCTACCTCCAGCCGCTCGGCGCAGGCGGATTCGCCGATGTGTTCCTGTACGAGCAGGAGATGCCGCGCCGCAAGGTCGCGGTCAAGGTGCTGCTCGCCGACCGGATCACCACGGGAGCTGCGCAGGAGTTCACCGACGAGGCCAACGTGATGGCCATGCTGTCGACGCACCCCGCCATCGTCACCATTTACCAGGCGGGCGTTGCCGGCGACGGCAGGCCGTACCTCGTGATGGAGTACTGCCCTCGCCCCAACCTGCAGGCGCGCGCCCGTCGCGAGCCCTTCTCGGTAGCCGAGGCGCTGCGGGTGGGCATCCAGGTCGCCGGTGCGGTCGAGACCGCGCACCGCGCAGGCGTGCTGCACCGCGACATCAAGCCGGCGAACATCCTCGTCACCGAGTACAACCGTCCGGCGCTCACCGACTTCGGCATCGCCTCCACCACGGGCGCCGTGACGGAGGCGGCCGGCATGTCGATCCCCTGGTCGCCGCCCGAGTCCTTCGCCGAGCCACCGCGCAGCGGCCCCCGCACCGACGTGTACGCGCTCGGCGCCACGATCTACACCCTGCTCGTGGGGCGCTCGCCCTTCGAGCGGCCGGGCGAGCGCAACACCAGCGCCGACCTCATCGAGCGCATCGAGCGCATGGCCCTGCCGCCGCTCGCGCGGGCCGACTCGCCTGCCAGCCTCCAGGCGACGCTCGCCAGGGCGATGGCGAAGAACGCCGACGACAGGTATCCCAGCGCAGTGGCCTTCGCCCGAGCGCTGCAGAAGGTGCAGATCGAGCTGTCGCATTCGGTGACCCCGATCGACATCGTCGACGAGCACCCCTCGGCAGACGAGCTGCGTGACGACGATGACGGACTGACCCGCGTCCGCGAGGTGCAGTCCATCAGCCCCGATTCGCCGACCGCGACCCGTCCGTCGGCCGCGACGGAACCGCGTCTTCCCGCTGCGCCGCTCACCGGCATCCCGCGGTTCGAGATGCCCCAGGCGCCGTCTGCGCACGAGCACACGCAGCGGCGGCCCGCCGACCCGGCTCCCGTCGTCGTCGACGACGAGCCCACGCTCCTGCGCCCGCCGACGGTGCTCGCTCCGACCGCTCCGCAGCCGCAGCAGCCGGCGCCCGCCGAGTCTCCTCTCGCCTCCCCGGCGGTCGACGAGCCTGCCGCCGGCACGAAGCGACGGGTCTCGCCGTGGGTGTGGATCGGCGCCGCGGCGGCCGTGGTCGCGATCGGCGTCGCCATCGGGCTCGGGGGAGACCTCACGCGATCGCTGCTGCCTTCCGCGGCGCCGACCGCCGAAGACGATGAGCCCGCTCCGCAGGATGTCGTCTCCGGTATCGTCCCGCCGGTCGACGACCTCGCGGGCACGCGCGCCGGCGACGCGGTGACGTTCACGTGGACCAATCCCGATCCCCAGGACGGCGACTCGTACATCTGGGCACAGGTCACGCTCGACGGCGTGCTGCAGGCGCAGACCACCGAGTCGACGACGGTGACGCTCGAGGGAGTGCAGCCGGGGCGCACGTGCATCGAGGTCACGCTCGTCCGAGCCGACCGCAGGTCGGCGCAAGAGGTCAGGGAGTGCGTGGAATGA
- a CDS encoding RDD family protein, translating to MIWEIDDGERQIEGLDAAGRPDPAYAASLGLLPAPFGRRSMATLVELLILLAIAAPAMVVATPALLSIVTGAADPAAMLEKGDLLWPIVTLAAGNVLAMIFVILQLVLLGRKGVTAGKAMFGLRTVNVRTLEQPRFWRGAVVRYLLICLSFLLPLLGPLLVVALSPFFDAERRGRSWLDQAAATWMVDVRRGLNPYDAKRMRIARKSVRIPEHERGPALPSLATPVDRDAPAAYTPSGRFSGGVIGAHRGTSAPRTDGPAAPAAPAPAAPFAPAVASSGMVDAVPPPLASGQLLDSFASRPAAPAPAPAPAPAAPAPAPAAPAPAAPAPAAAPAPSLPPSAASAAVVSSTAGQPAHAPSPGEPAAGVRAVLQLDDGSRIEVRGATLIGRAPAPVAGEGAVQLVAIADDTRSVSKTHLAILPARRGVLVVDRGSTNGSAIVRAGSEMPVTPGDPAPVQVGDVVRFGDRTLTVERA from the coding sequence TTGATCTGGGAGATCGACGACGGCGAGAGGCAGATCGAAGGGCTCGACGCCGCCGGCCGGCCCGACCCTGCGTACGCCGCATCGCTCGGGCTGCTGCCTGCCCCGTTCGGGCGCCGGTCGATGGCGACCCTCGTCGAGCTGCTGATCCTGCTCGCGATCGCCGCCCCTGCGATGGTGGTGGCGACGCCCGCACTCCTGTCGATCGTCACCGGTGCCGCCGATCCGGCGGCGATGCTCGAGAAGGGCGACCTTCTCTGGCCGATCGTGACGCTCGCCGCGGGCAACGTGCTCGCCATGATCTTCGTGATCCTGCAGCTGGTGCTGCTCGGCCGCAAGGGCGTCACCGCGGGCAAGGCGATGTTCGGCCTGCGAACGGTCAATGTGCGCACGCTCGAGCAGCCGCGGTTCTGGCGCGGCGCGGTCGTGCGCTATCTGCTGATCTGCCTGTCATTCCTGCTGCCGCTGCTCGGACCGCTGCTTGTGGTCGCCCTCTCCCCGTTCTTCGACGCCGAGCGCCGGGGTCGCAGCTGGCTCGACCAGGCCGCGGCCACGTGGATGGTCGACGTGCGCCGTGGGCTGAACCCCTACGACGCGAAGCGCATGCGCATCGCCCGCAAGTCGGTGCGCATCCCCGAGCACGAACGAGGGCCCGCGCTTCCATCGCTCGCCACACCTGTCGACCGCGACGCCCCCGCCGCCTACACGCCGTCGGGACGCTTCTCGGGCGGAGTGATCGGCGCGCACCGCGGAACGTCCGCGCCTCGCACCGACGGGCCGGCGGCACCCGCGGCACCCGCACCCGCGGCGCCGTTCGCTCCGGCTGTCGCGTCGAGCGGGATGGTGGATGCCGTGCCGCCGCCCCTGGCATCCGGCCAGCTGCTCGATTCGTTCGCCTCGCGACCTGCGGCACCCGCACCCGCACCCGCACCCGCACCTGCGGCCCCCGCACCCGCACCTGCGGCCCCCGCACCCGCTGCCCCCGCACCCGCGGCGGCACCTGCGCCGTCCCTGCCTCCGTCCGCGGCCTCCGCCGCGGTGGTGTCGAGTACCGCAGGGCAGCCCGCACACGCGCCGTCTCCCGGCGAGCCCGCAGCGGGCGTGCGCGCCGTGCTGCAGCTCGACGACGGGAGCCGCATCGAGGTGCGCGGCGCCACGCTGATCGGACGGGCGCCGGCGCCCGTCGCCGGCGAGGGCGCTGTGCAGCTCGTCGCCATCGCAGACGACACCAGGTCCGTCTCGAAGACCCACCTCGCGATCCTCCCGGCACGACGAGGAGTCCTCGTCGTCGATCGCGGCTCCACCAACGGCAGCGCGATCGTCCGGGCAGGCTCCGAGATGCCCGTGACGCCGGGCGACCCCGCACCCGTGCAGGTCGGCGATGTGGTCCGCTTCGGCGACCGCACGCTGACCGTCGAGCGGGCATGA
- a CDS encoding FtsK/SpoIIIE domain-containing protein, with protein MRIKLTLRRPGVPLTDIVVMADSTATVADVAVQIADTDPLRSVAMSTGDVLSLAVAPPTSDALVTLNPDLLIGDAPVGSGFMTEVVNLGPNRAATAPMGSRPAALLSVVSGPAAGQEFPLPVGHFFIGRDTSSDVVLADPLVSKRHARIEVASTFVELVDLNSANGILVDGGLVQRLRVIPGQKFTLGDCELVVHLVSDFDGSAAVDPVLERGGALLFNRSPRVEERYIGDELDEPRYPKDQVQRLFPWPMLVAPILLGAAMFAISGNARSLLIIFMSPLMMFGNFISQKTNIGQRLRKEVESFEEQFEKLEEKLYLAQPHERAVRQAEVPAVAIVFDEAMRLGPMLWTRRPEHWNFLAVRLGTCEDASRTKVKRGESADALVEYVERVDRLEDRYRMISDVPILESLQSVGSIGVAGPTSSASDALRGLAVQLFGMHSPNELVTVAITEPGWANELDWLKWLPHTSSERNPFKDVPLADSASTGAALLNGLEELVMRRAKSATSPRPPYGHDWDPTYFGTDVKRAAEEASFPGQTAVLVIITNDAPVDRARLTQILERGADVGVYGLFVAPVVEALPAACRSFVDVTDGLENARVGTVRNGVSYTGVRVEGVSHAYMTMFAKRLAPVVDSSTVVEDSSDIPNSVMFLSLVGTEVASDPSAVIDRWRQNNTIIDRSGAPQSRLKKAGNLRAIIGQSQTDAMTLDLRTQGPHALVGGTTGAGKSEFLQAWVLGMAAAHSPDRVTFLFVDYKGGSAFADCVDLPHTVGLVTDLSPHLVRRALTSLRAELHHREHLFNRKKAKDLLELEKRRDPDTPPALVLVIDEFAALAGEVPEFVDGVVDIAQRGRSLGIHLIMATQRPAGVIKDNLRANTNLRVALRMADESDSKDVVDDPVAASFPPSIPGRGIAKTGPGRLVPFQSAYAGGWTTDEVQVAEVKIAELRFGSTQLWEAEQAPESDSHDEDLGPTDQKRIVATLVKASAQAGIPAPRRPWLDDLEHAVDLRDLPLRGDGEILLGKMDVPARQLQEPTYFLPDKDGSLLVYGTSGSGKSTVLRTLAIAAGHDPRSSVEVYGLDFGSGSLRSLEILPHVGSIIAGDDAERVQRILRSLARVLDDRGKRFSAANAASLTEYREITGRDEPRILFLIDGFPQFRSEWESTTARMPFYQTFMRILGEGRPLGVHVVATADRSGSVPTAVSANVSRRVVLRLAEESAYAMLNAPKDVLDERSAPGRAIMDGLETQIATLGGTPNVAEQTKLLEKLADDLRAAGAREVAEIGALPTRLSARDLPERVGEFPVLGIAEDTLSARDFDPVGTFVVAGPPLSGKTNALKWLITSMRRFDPECVLFHFGGRRSQLKEYAPWTRSAVTPDDAKELAKEIVELVADESLPMRVMIVIEDVPQFADSPAERDMKALFQAINRSDHLLVGDADVTQVTSGFGFIGDFKAGRKGIILKPDSFDGDAVFKVPFPKVKRTDFPEGRGIFVQAGRQVTVQLPLIEGEAL; from the coding sequence ATGAGAATCAAGCTGACGCTGCGGCGCCCCGGTGTCCCCCTGACCGACATCGTCGTGATGGCCGACTCGACCGCGACCGTCGCCGACGTGGCCGTTCAGATCGCCGACACCGACCCGCTGCGCTCCGTGGCGATGTCGACCGGTGACGTGCTCAGCCTGGCGGTCGCGCCGCCCACCAGCGACGCGCTCGTCACACTCAACCCCGACCTGCTGATCGGCGATGCCCCGGTCGGCTCCGGCTTCATGACCGAGGTCGTGAACCTCGGGCCCAATCGTGCGGCGACGGCCCCGATGGGCAGCCGGCCTGCCGCGCTGCTCAGCGTGGTGTCGGGTCCGGCGGCGGGGCAGGAGTTCCCGTTGCCCGTCGGCCACTTCTTCATCGGCCGCGACACCTCGAGCGACGTGGTGCTCGCAGATCCACTGGTGTCCAAGAGGCACGCGCGCATCGAGGTCGCATCGACCTTCGTCGAGCTCGTCGATCTCAACTCCGCCAACGGCATCCTCGTCGACGGCGGGCTGGTGCAGCGCCTGAGGGTCATCCCCGGCCAGAAGTTCACGCTGGGCGACTGCGAACTCGTGGTGCACCTGGTGAGCGACTTCGACGGCTCGGCCGCCGTCGACCCGGTGCTCGAGCGCGGCGGGGCTCTGCTGTTCAACCGCAGCCCGCGCGTCGAGGAGCGCTACATCGGCGACGAGCTCGACGAGCCGCGCTACCCGAAGGACCAGGTGCAGCGGCTGTTCCCCTGGCCGATGCTGGTCGCGCCGATCCTGCTCGGTGCGGCGATGTTCGCGATCAGCGGCAACGCCCGCTCGCTGCTCATCATCTTCATGTCGCCCCTGATGATGTTCGGAAACTTCATCTCGCAGAAGACCAATATCGGCCAGCGGCTGCGCAAAGAGGTGGAGTCGTTCGAGGAGCAGTTCGAGAAGCTGGAGGAGAAGCTCTATCTGGCCCAGCCGCACGAGCGCGCGGTGAGACAGGCCGAGGTGCCGGCGGTCGCGATCGTCTTCGACGAGGCGATGCGACTCGGGCCCATGCTGTGGACCCGTCGCCCCGAGCACTGGAACTTCCTCGCCGTGCGTCTCGGCACCTGCGAGGACGCCTCGCGCACCAAGGTCAAGCGAGGCGAATCCGCCGATGCGCTGGTCGAGTACGTCGAGCGCGTCGACCGCCTCGAGGACCGCTACCGGATGATCAGCGACGTGCCGATCCTCGAGTCGCTGCAGAGCGTCGGCTCGATCGGCGTCGCGGGGCCCACCTCGTCGGCGAGCGACGCGCTGCGTGGGCTCGCCGTGCAGCTCTTCGGCATGCACTCCCCGAACGAGCTCGTCACGGTGGCGATCACCGAGCCCGGCTGGGCGAACGAGCTCGACTGGCTGAAGTGGCTGCCGCACACGTCGAGCGAGCGCAACCCGTTCAAGGACGTGCCGCTGGCCGATTCGGCGTCGACCGGCGCCGCGCTGCTGAACGGCCTCGAAGAGCTCGTGATGCGGCGCGCGAAGTCAGCCACCTCCCCTCGCCCGCCGTACGGCCACGACTGGGATCCGACCTACTTCGGCACCGACGTCAAGCGCGCCGCCGAAGAGGCCAGCTTCCCCGGCCAGACCGCCGTTCTCGTCATCATCACCAACGACGCGCCCGTCGACCGCGCACGCCTCACCCAGATCCTCGAGCGCGGCGCCGACGTCGGAGTGTACGGACTGTTCGTCGCTCCCGTGGTCGAGGCGCTGCCGGCCGCTTGCCGCAGCTTCGTCGACGTGACCGACGGCCTCGAGAATGCGCGCGTCGGCACCGTCCGCAACGGCGTCTCCTACACCGGTGTGCGGGTCGAGGGCGTCTCGCACGCGTACATGACGATGTTCGCGAAGCGCCTCGCCCCCGTCGTCGACTCCAGCACGGTCGTCGAGGACTCGTCCGACATCCCGAACTCGGTGATGTTCCTCTCTCTCGTCGGCACCGAGGTGGCATCCGACCCGTCTGCCGTCATCGACCGCTGGCGGCAGAACAACACCATCATCGACCGCTCAGGCGCTCCGCAGTCACGACTGAAGAAGGCGGGCAACCTTCGTGCGATCATCGGGCAGTCGCAGACGGATGCCATGACGCTCGACCTGCGCACGCAGGGCCCGCACGCCCTCGTCGGCGGCACCACCGGTGCCGGCAAGAGCGAGTTCCTGCAGGCGTGGGTGCTCGGCATGGCCGCAGCGCACAGCCCCGACCGCGTCACCTTCCTGTTCGTGGACTACAAGGGCGGATCGGCGTTCGCCGACTGCGTCGACCTTCCGCACACCGTCGGTCTCGTCACCGACCTCAGCCCGCACCTCGTGCGACGCGCGCTCACCAGCCTGCGCGCCGAGCTGCACCACCGCGAGCACCTCTTCAACCGGAAGAAGGCGAAGGACCTCCTCGAGCTCGAGAAGCGCCGCGACCCCGACACCCCTCCCGCTCTCGTGCTCGTGATCGACGAGTTCGCCGCGCTCGCCGGAGAGGTCCCCGAGTTCGTGGACGGCGTCGTCGACATCGCCCAGCGCGGTCGTTCGCTCGGCATCCACCTGATCATGGCCACCCAGCGCCCCGCCGGTGTCATCAAAGACAACCTCCGCGCCAACACCAACTTGCGCGTCGCCCTGCGCATGGCGGACGAGTCCGACTCGAAGGATGTCGTCGACGACCCGGTCGCGGCATCCTTCCCGCCCTCGATCCCCGGTCGCGGCATCGCGAAGACCGGTCCGGGACGGCTCGTGCCCTTCCAGTCGGCCTACGCCGGCGGGTGGACCACCGACGAGGTGCAGGTCGCAGAGGTGAAGATCGCCGAGCTGCGCTTCGGATCGACCCAGCTCTGGGAGGCAGAGCAGGCACCGGAGTCGGACTCCCACGACGAGGACCTCGGCCCAACCGACCAGAAGCGCATCGTGGCGACGCTGGTGAAGGCGTCGGCGCAGGCCGGCATCCCCGCCCCGCGGCGCCCGTGGCTCGACGACCTCGAGCATGCTGTCGACCTTCGTGATCTGCCCCTGCGCGGTGACGGCGAGATCCTGCTCGGCAAGATGGACGTGCCTGCCCGCCAGCTTCAGGAGCCCACGTACTTCCTGCCCGACAAGGACGGCTCCCTGCTCGTCTACGGCACCAGCGGGTCTGGCAAGTCGACGGTGCTGCGCACCCTGGCGATCGCGGCCGGTCACGACCCGAGGAGCAGCGTCGAGGTGTACGGCCTCGACTTCGGGTCGGGCTCCCTGCGCAGCCTCGAGATCCTGCCCCATGTCGGCTCGATCATCGCGGGCGATGACGCGGAGCGCGTGCAGCGCATCCTTCGCTCGCTCGCCCGGGTGCTCGACGACCGCGGCAAGCGCTTCAGCGCGGCCAACGCGGCGAGCCTCACCGAGTACCGCGAGATCACCGGCCGCGACGAGCCGCGCATCCTCTTCCTCATCGACGGGTTCCCGCAGTTCCGCTCGGAGTGGGAGTCGACCACCGCCCGGATGCCCTTCTACCAGACCTTCATGCGGATCCTCGGCGAGGGGCGTCCCCTGGGCGTGCACGTCGTCGCCACGGCCGACCGCTCGGGATCGGTGCCGACGGCCGTGAGCGCGAACGTCTCACGACGCGTCGTGCTGCGCCTCGCAGAGGAGTCGGCCTACGCGATGCTCAACGCGCCGAAGGACGTGCTCGACGAGCGCTCCGCGCCCGGTCGCGCCATCATGGACGGACTCGAGACGCAGATCGCCACCCTCGGCGGCACGCCCAACGTCGCAGAGCAGACGAAGCTGCTCGAGAAGCTCGCCGACGACCTCCGGGCCGCCGGAGCGCGCGAGGTCGCCGAGATCGGCGCCCTGCCGACCCGGCTCTCGGCGCGCGACCTCCCCGAGCGGGTGGGCGAGTTCCCCGTGCTCGGCATCGCCGAGGACACCCTCTCGGCGCGCGATTTCGACCCGGTCGGCACATTCGTGGTCGCGGGCCCGCCGCTGTCGGGCAAGACGAACGCGCTGAAGTGGCTGATCACCTCGATGCGCCGCTTCGATCCGGAATGCGTGCTGTTCCACTTCGGCGGTCGGCGCTCGCAGCTGAAGGAGTACGCCCCGTGGACCCGCAGCGCCGTCACCCCCGACGACGCCAAGGAGCTCGCGAAGGAGATCGTCGAGCTCGTCGCCGACGAGTCGCTGCCGATGCGCGTGATGATCGTGATCGAGGACGTGCCGCAGTTCGCCGACAGCCCGGCGGAACGCGACATGAAGGCGCTGTTCCAGGCGATCAACCGCAGCGATCACCTCCTCGTCGGCGATGCGGACGTGACGCAGGTCACCAGCGGTTTCGGCTTCATCGGAGACTTCAAGGCCGGCCGCAAGGGCATCATCCTCAAGCCCGACTCGTTCGACGGCGACGCGGTGTTCAAGGTGCCGTTCCCGAAGGTCAAGCGCACCGACTTCCCCGAGGGCAGGGGCATCTTCGTGCAGGCAGGGCGCCAGGTCACGGTGCAGCTGCCCCTGATCGAAGGGGAGGCGCTGTGA
- a CDS encoding DMT family transporter, with amino-acid sequence MWPSCHSGVMRLNRALSAGLLVVVLWASAFPAIRVAAPAMGVIGLSFARLLVAALALLIVAVVVKARLPRPRDLGWIAACGFFGMAAYQLLLNWGEIYVPAGTASIIVAAAPLVSVVVARVLFSERISRTTVVGSIIALTGVAFVCLARAGVSLSAAVWIVVAAMVVQGIYHPLQRPLLKRYSSIEVACYAMLAGTVMTLPLVPFDLDGLFGAGLAPWLSAIYLGLLPSAAGFVLWAYAVARMPVAVSTSLLYLVPPVAVLIAWVWLGELPIPLELLGGAVVIIGVVITSQGPRLLARRTARHGADTHRTPTQ; translated from the coding sequence ATGTGGCCATCTTGCCACTCTGGTGTCATGAGACTCAACAGAGCTTTGAGTGCCGGATTGTTGGTAGTCGTGCTGTGGGCGTCAGCGTTTCCTGCCATCCGAGTCGCGGCGCCAGCGATGGGAGTCATCGGGTTGTCGTTCGCGCGCCTGCTCGTGGCAGCGCTGGCTCTGCTCATCGTCGCCGTGGTCGTGAAAGCGCGGTTGCCGAGACCGCGAGATCTGGGTTGGATCGCTGCCTGCGGGTTCTTTGGCATGGCGGCGTATCAGCTGCTTCTCAACTGGGGTGAGATCTATGTGCCTGCGGGGACGGCGAGCATCATCGTCGCCGCCGCACCGTTGGTATCGGTCGTCGTCGCGCGGGTTCTCTTCTCGGAGCGCATCTCACGAACCACTGTTGTCGGCAGCATAATCGCACTCACCGGTGTGGCGTTCGTCTGCCTCGCTCGCGCGGGTGTCTCTCTTTCGGCGGCTGTCTGGATCGTGGTAGCCGCGATGGTCGTGCAAGGCATCTACCATCCGCTGCAGAGACCGCTGCTGAAGAGATACAGCAGCATCGAGGTCGCCTGCTACGCGATGCTCGCGGGAACGGTGATGACATTGCCTCTCGTCCCGTTCGACCTGGACGGGCTGTTCGGCGCGGGCCTCGCCCCGTGGCTCTCAGCGATCTACCTCGGTCTGCTTCCCTCTGCGGCAGGGTTCGTGCTCTGGGCGTACGCTGTCGCGCGAATGCCGGTCGCCGTTTCCACTTCCTTGCTCTATCTCGTGCCGCCAGTCGCCGTTCTCATCGCATGGGTCTGGCTCGGCGAACTGCCCATTCCGCTCGAGCTACTAGGTGGCGCCGTCGTCATCATCGGAGTCGTCATCACCTCTCAAGGCCCGCGCCTGCTCGCTCGCAGAACAGCTCGCCACGGCGCTGACACACATCGAACACCGACTCAGTGA